In a genomic window of Niallia taxi:
- a CDS encoding site-specific integrase, which produces MQLGEEQMLVPDNKSTPAFSKQQMDKINYYISHSKSSNTKKSYYADWKHFTDWCTLHNVSPIPAEVETICFYLTELAETHRFSTLRRRIASISEAHKMSMHVSPTKSLEVIALMDGIRREKGSRQKPKKALMLQNLPDLISEIDTSTLAGVRDKAIILLGFALASRRSELVAINVDDLEFHDFGMDVSVRDTKTRNDDLIKGVVFSNNDYCPVKATEDWIETAKLFNGALFRSIDRHGNMKGRLSDKSISLIIKKYVALAGMDPRQFGGHSLRSGLSTSAAMMGMTDIAIMKQTGHKTREMVDRYVQAGQRYRNNASSVLRNL; this is translated from the coding sequence ATGCAGTTAGGAGAGGAACAAATGCTCGTTCCAGACAATAAAAGCACCCCCGCATTCAGCAAGCAGCAAATGGACAAAATAAACTATTATATCTCCCACTCGAAAAGCAGCAATACGAAAAAGAGCTATTATGCGGATTGGAAGCATTTCACCGATTGGTGCACATTACATAATGTTTCACCCATTCCAGCTGAGGTGGAAACGATTTGCTTCTACTTAACAGAGCTGGCAGAAACTCATCGGTTCTCGACATTAAGAAGACGTATTGCTTCTATAAGTGAAGCACATAAAATGAGCATGCATGTCAGTCCGACAAAAAGCTTAGAAGTGATTGCGCTGATGGATGGAATACGCAGAGAAAAAGGATCACGACAAAAGCCGAAGAAAGCATTGATGCTTCAAAATCTGCCTGATTTAATAAGTGAGATTGATACATCAACATTAGCAGGTGTTCGAGATAAAGCGATTATTCTGTTAGGCTTTGCCCTTGCAAGCAGACGGTCCGAGTTAGTGGCGATAAATGTTGATGATTTGGAGTTTCATGATTTTGGCATGGACGTTAGTGTACGGGATACGAAAACGAGAAATGATGATTTGATTAAAGGTGTTGTGTTTTCGAATAATGATTATTGCCCTGTGAAAGCAACAGAGGATTGGATCGAAACAGCCAAGCTTTTTAATGGAGCATTGTTCCGCTCGATTGATCGACACGGTAATATGAAGGGACGCCTTAGTGATAAGTCCATTTCTTTAATCATTAAGAAGTATGTTGCATTAGCCGGCATGGATCCAAGACAATTTGGCGGTCACAGCCTGCGGAGCGGATTATCAACGAGTGCGGCGATGATGGGCATGACCGATATTGCGATTATGAAACAGACTGGTCATAAAACAAGAGAAATGGTTGATCGGTATGTGCAGGCAGGGCAAAGGTATCGGAATAATGCGAGTAGCGTTTTGCGGAATTTGTGA
- a CDS encoding GntR family transcriptional regulator, translating to MKEIEEDIPYYQQIKTKIIEEISNGTLKHGDKLPSERELAEIHKISRMTARHAISVLEKEGFVERRERVGTFITNKRIQYNFISVNSFTKGMLDKGLKPSTKTIYMKREKANEFMAKTLEISQGEEIFCLQRLRIVDGTPVVIELSVLPYKFCSGIEKHMEENVSLYQVLRDQYDITLVKQKQRMRISFSDQKESQLLNIKSESPCLLTEGTTHDLSGKIIEYTKGMARGDLVEFYSEPTNPI from the coding sequence ATGAAAGAGATAGAGGAAGACATTCCATATTATCAGCAAATAAAAACAAAAATAATCGAAGAAATCAGTAACGGAACATTAAAGCATGGTGACAAACTTCCGTCAGAGCGGGAATTGGCGGAAATTCACAAAATCAGCAGAATGACCGCAAGACATGCTATTTCCGTTTTGGAAAAGGAGGGCTTTGTTGAGCGCAGAGAAAGAGTCGGCACATTTATTACCAACAAAAGGATTCAATATAACTTTATTTCTGTAAACAGCTTCACAAAAGGGATGCTGGATAAAGGGCTGAAACCCTCTACAAAAACGATTTATATGAAAAGAGAGAAAGCCAATGAATTTATGGCAAAAACATTAGAGATTTCACAAGGGGAAGAAATCTTTTGCTTGCAAAGACTAAGAATTGTTGATGGAACACCAGTTGTCATTGAACTCAGTGTACTTCCCTATAAGTTTTGTTCTGGGATTGAAAAGCATATGGAAGAGAATGTTTCCTTATATCAAGTGTTAAGAGACCAATACGACATAACATTAGTAAAGCAAAAACAGCGGATGCGAATTTCCTTTTCAGACCAGAAGGAAAGCCAATTACTGAATATCAAAAGTGAAAGTCCATGCTTATTAACAGAGGGTACAACCCATGATCTTTCAGGTAAAATTATAGAATATACAAAGGGAATGGCGAGAGGTGATTTAGTTGAGTTTTATTCTGAACCAACAAATCCGATTTAA
- a CDS encoding MurR/RpiR family transcriptional regulator, with translation MGQLILRLLVVLNNEKLDSTNYHIAMTLLNHYHNITTLSITEVAKLCNVSKSTVSKFARSIGFDDYFDLKDAAVFIENRFQNDLNYVSNILSSIERLGTESYFDAIIKDIEAYKKQIDLDAINRLASDLLNYENVAAFGLLFSESAAIDLQYKLAYNGKFIVTFQSDIKQEEYIEQANEDTLIIIFSNSGNFLAKQQLRAGTPKKNVFKHTKAKIVAVTSNTEVRDYPFVSDGIYFPHQTDIQTHAVLYQIIMDMLVSRFRYYRKLGQVE, from the coding sequence ATGGGGCAATTAATTTTACGATTACTTGTTGTGCTTAATAATGAGAAATTAGATTCTACCAACTATCATATTGCGATGACTTTGTTGAATCATTATCATAATATAACCACTTTAAGCATTACAGAGGTTGCAAAGCTATGTAATGTCTCTAAGTCAACTGTATCTAAATTTGCGCGTTCAATTGGCTTTGATGACTATTTTGATTTAAAGGACGCGGCAGTCTTTATTGAAAATCGCTTTCAAAATGATTTGAATTATGTCTCAAACATTCTTTCCTCCATTGAAAGGCTTGGAACAGAAAGCTATTTTGATGCCATTATCAAGGATATTGAAGCATACAAAAAGCAAATAGATTTAGATGCTATCAATCGATTAGCCAGTGACCTATTAAACTACGAAAACGTAGCTGCATTTGGATTACTATTCTCTGAATCAGCAGCAATTGATTTACAATATAAATTGGCATATAACGGAAAATTCATTGTGACATTCCAAAGTGATATAAAGCAGGAGGAGTATATTGAGCAAGCAAACGAGGATACGCTTATCATTATTTTCTCCAATTCAGGGAATTTCCTAGCGAAACAACAGCTGCGGGCAGGAACACCAAAAAAGAATGTGTTCAAGCATACAAAAGCAAAAATCGTGGCCGTCACATCTAATACAGAAGTGAGGGATTATCCGTTCGTCTCTGATGGTATATACTTTCCACATCAAACAGATATTCAGACACATGCGGTGCTGTATCAGATTATTATGGATATGCTTGTTAGTCGGTTTCGGTATTATCGTAAGTTGGGGCAGGTAGAATAG
- a CDS encoding glycoside hydrolase family 1 protein, which produces MSKFPEGFLWGGAIAANQAEGAYLEDGKGLSVSDILPVGKNRFDDLKLEVRDGVFYPSHEAIDFYHTYKEDIALLAEVGLKCFRTSIAWSRIFPNGDEQEPNEKGLAFYEDMFQTLKSYNIEPVITLSHFETPLHLVKAYGGWKNRKLISFFERYCEVVFNRYKGLVKYWMTFNEINHTHTLPLLGAGLHIGDVDEKQKLEDMYHASHHMFVASAKAVLIGHQVDKENQIGCMLSLSPVYPATCNPEDIFAANELRRRSLFYSDVQLRGDYPAYFNRIIEEHELNLTIPSEDLAVIKEGVCDYLGFSFYRSSLHEAGMKILGNTGGIIGKKNPYLQETPWGWPIDPLALRYVCNELTDRYQKPLFIVENGIGLHDKVVDGKIDDRDRMHYLKDHVEMMAEAIKDGCNIIGYTWWGPIDIVSAGTGEMEKRYGFIYVDKQNDGSGSMKRLKKESFHYYKRIIKTNGASLELQAADEKGQI; this is translated from the coding sequence ATGAGTAAATTTCCAGAAGGGTTTTTATGGGGCGGTGCAATTGCTGCCAATCAAGCAGAGGGAGCATATCTTGAGGATGGCAAAGGGTTAAGTGTTTCAGATATTCTGCCAGTAGGAAAAAATAGATTCGATGATTTAAAGCTAGAGGTGCGAGATGGCGTGTTTTATCCAAGCCATGAGGCGATTGATTTTTACCACACATATAAAGAGGATATTGCGTTATTAGCGGAAGTTGGCTTGAAATGCTTCCGTACCTCGATTGCGTGGAGCAGAATCTTTCCAAATGGAGATGAACAAGAACCAAATGAGAAAGGCCTTGCCTTCTATGAGGATATGTTTCAAACATTAAAGTCTTACAACATCGAACCAGTCATTACCTTATCCCATTTTGAAACACCGCTTCATTTAGTGAAAGCATATGGTGGCTGGAAGAACCGCAAGCTGATTAGCTTCTTCGAAAGATATTGTGAAGTTGTCTTTAATCGCTACAAAGGCTTAGTTAAGTATTGGATGACGTTCAATGAAATAAATCATACCCATACACTCCCGCTTTTAGGGGCAGGACTTCATATTGGTGATGTCGATGAAAAACAGAAGCTTGAGGATATGTATCATGCTAGTCACCATATGTTTGTGGCAAGCGCAAAAGCTGTTTTAATTGGTCATCAAGTCGATAAGGAAAATCAAATTGGCTGTATGCTTTCATTAAGTCCGGTATACCCAGCAACTTGTAATCCAGAGGATATCTTTGCAGCAAATGAGCTAAGAAGAAGATCGTTATTTTACAGTGATGTGCAATTAAGAGGAGACTATCCGGCTTACTTTAATAGAATAATAGAAGAACATGAATTGAATTTAACTATTCCAAGTGAAGACTTAGCTGTGATCAAAGAGGGTGTTTGTGACTATCTTGGCTTCAGCTTCTATCGCAGTTCTCTACATGAAGCAGGCATGAAGATTCTTGGAAATACAGGTGGCATCATAGGCAAAAAGAATCCGTATTTACAGGAAACTCCTTGGGGATGGCCGATTGATCCATTAGCACTTCGCTATGTATGTAATGAATTGACAGATCGCTATCAAAAGCCGCTCTTTATCGTAGAAAACGGTATTGGTCTGCATGATAAGGTAGTAGATGGAAAAATTGACGATCGAGACAGAATGCATTATTTAAAGGACCATGTAGAAATGATGGCAGAGGCAATCAAGGATGGCTGCAATATTATTGGCTATACATGGTGGGGACCGATTGATATTGTCTCAGCCGGAACAGGTGAAATGGAAAAACGCTATGGCTTTATCTATGTTGATAAGCAAAATGACGGCAGTGGCAGTATGAAACGTTTAAAGAAAGAAAGCTTCCATTATTATAAAAGGATTATCAAAACAAATGGTGCTAGCCTTGAGCTTCAAGCAGCAGATGAAAAGGGGCAGATATAA
- a CDS encoding glycoside hydrolase family 1 protein yields MAEKSYFPKGFLWGGAIAANQAEGAWDKDSKGMSVADVAMYKPNIDKSDYVSQWHVSPEQIEEAMQTDDTVYYPKRRGIDFYHRYEEDLALMEEMGMKVLRVSIAWTRLFQTGTEEEPIQAGIDYYVRLFKEMRKRNIEPLVTLSHYEMPLYLVNHYDGWVSREVVDMFVTYSKVCFEHFGEYVKYWLTFNEIDSVFRHPFTTVGVVEEKYASKKEAEAAIYQALHHQFIASSLATKYAHEMIENAHVGCMLTKTLAYPLTSNPEDVLLAQKHNRDNSFYADVQVFGEYPLFMKRYLAENDIIIEKLTGDDEILKQHTVDFVSFSYYMSMIKSVNEDKMEKVGGNLITSVKNPYLDISDWGWQVDPVGLRISLIDLYDRYHLPLFVVENGIGSIDELVDGKVHDDYRIDYFRKHFEQMNLACKEGIEMLGYTSWGCIDIVSASTSQMSKRYGFIYVDADDLGNGSYDRIKKDSFYWYKKVIETNGAEL; encoded by the coding sequence ATGGCAGAGAAAAGTTATTTTCCAAAAGGGTTTTTATGGGGTGGAGCGATTGCAGCAAACCAAGCAGAAGGTGCTTGGGATAAAGACAGCAAGGGAATGTCTGTCGCAGATGTGGCAATGTATAAGCCGAATATTGATAAAAGCGATTATGTCAGTCAGTGGCATGTTAGTCCAGAGCAAATAGAAGAAGCTATGCAAACAGATGATACTGTTTATTATCCGAAAAGACGGGGCATTGACTTTTATCATCGCTATGAAGAGGATTTAGCGTTAATGGAAGAAATGGGCATGAAGGTTTTAAGAGTTTCGATTGCTTGGACAAGGCTTTTTCAAACAGGAACAGAAGAAGAGCCCATTCAAGCGGGGATTGATTACTATGTACGTCTTTTTAAAGAAATGCGCAAACGAAATATCGAACCGCTTGTTACCCTGTCTCATTACGAGATGCCGCTTTATTTAGTTAATCATTATGATGGCTGGGTTTCTCGTGAGGTAGTGGATATGTTTGTTACCTACTCGAAGGTTTGCTTTGAACACTTTGGAGAGTATGTGAAATACTGGCTAACCTTTAATGAAATTGACAGTGTCTTTAGACATCCATTCACAACAGTTGGTGTTGTTGAAGAAAAGTATGCAAGCAAAAAAGAGGCAGAAGCAGCAATCTATCAAGCCTTGCACCATCAATTTATCGCAAGCAGCTTAGCAACGAAATACGCACATGAAATGATTGAAAACGCTCATGTTGGCTGTATGCTGACAAAAACGCTGGCGTACCCATTAACCTCTAATCCAGAGGATGTCCTGCTTGCGCAAAAACATAATCGAGATAACTCCTTCTATGCAGATGTCCAGGTATTTGGTGAATATCCGCTGTTCATGAAGCGTTATTTGGCTGAGAATGATATTATCATTGAAAAACTGACTGGAGACGATGAAATATTAAAACAGCATACCGTTGACTTTGTTTCCTTCAGCTACTATATGTCGATGATTAAAAGCGTGAATGAAGATAAAATGGAAAAGGTTGGCGGCAATTTAATTACGAGCGTAAAAAACCCGTACTTAGATATTAGTGACTGGGGCTGGCAAGTAGATCCTGTCGGTTTACGTATATCACTGATTGATTTGTATGATCGTTATCATTTACCATTGTTTGTCGTCGAAAATGGGATTGGCTCGATTGATGAATTAGTTGATGGCAAGGTGCATGATGATTATCGCATCGATTACTTCCGCAAGCATTTTGAGCAAATGAATCTTGCCTGCAAGGAAGGAATCGAAATGCTCGGCTATACTTCATGGGGCTGCATTGATATCGTTAGTGCGTCCACCTCTCAAATGTCAAAACGCTATGGCTTTATCTATGTTGATGCAGATGATTTAGGTAATGGTTCGTATGACAGAATTAAAAAGGACTCGTTTTATTGGTATAAGAAGGTGATTGAAACAAACGGAGCAGAGCTGTAA
- a CDS encoding beta-glucoside-specific PTS transporter subunit IIABC, which yields MSKDYGKLSQEIIDSVGGEQNIVSLYHCVTRLRFKLKDAEIAKANKAKIQNLPGVLSIVEANGQFQVVIGNEVADVYQYIMNKYKIKSALGSDSDDVSQDEKEEKSGNILIRFFNVISSIFNPIIIALAGAGMTKALLVLLSQYHILDAEGSTYKILSAAGNSVFYFLPLFLAVSAARVFKVNQFVALAIVAALLEPNFTGLVTENGVTVDFLGIPAVLMSYSGTVIPAIVAIYVYSHLEKLLKRFIPKSIQIFALSMVALLIMVPLTVMVIGPIGVGLGNGLGDLMNFISSKSGLLAGLVIGAGWTFLVMLGIHWGIVPIMINNLSTYGFDTLRPMIAAATFASAGVALGVFLRSRNKGTKTLALSSILPALLGGITEPIVYGLSVRFKRPLIAQAIAGGIMGAFMGAMQTKAIVYVFPALTTLPAFLGDTFIYYVIGISGAFILSAALTYFIGINEDEVEVKPTADGDPSKIQLPVIGHAISLDEVKDEVFSSRAMGDGIAIVPEKGILYAPVSGTVEVAFPTGHAFGITSSSGVEILLHVGINTVELNGKGFQPKVKVGDKVEKGQVLAEFDLEVIKEAGFDPTTMMIFTNVPEAAQADIIKNHAKDFVPLMKWNNSGGATI from the coding sequence ATGTCAAAAGATTATGGTAAGCTTTCGCAGGAAATCATTGACAGCGTTGGTGGGGAACAAAATATTGTTAGCCTGTACCATTGTGTGACAAGATTACGTTTTAAGTTAAAGGATGCTGAAATTGCTAAAGCAAATAAGGCTAAAATTCAAAATCTGCCAGGTGTTCTGTCCATTGTTGAGGCAAATGGTCAATTCCAGGTGGTGATTGGTAATGAAGTTGCTGACGTGTATCAGTATATCATGAATAAATACAAAATAAAAAGTGCACTTGGTTCAGATAGTGATGATGTGTCACAGGATGAAAAAGAAGAGAAATCAGGCAATATTTTAATTCGCTTCTTTAATGTAATCTCATCGATATTTAATCCGATTATCATTGCTTTGGCCGGTGCAGGAATGACGAAAGCTCTATTAGTGCTATTATCTCAATATCATATTTTAGATGCAGAAGGCAGTACGTATAAAATTTTATCTGCTGCAGGCAATAGTGTCTTTTACTTTTTACCATTATTTCTTGCTGTGAGTGCTGCAAGAGTATTTAAGGTAAATCAATTCGTAGCATTAGCAATCGTTGCAGCATTATTAGAACCGAATTTCACAGGGCTTGTGACAGAGAATGGTGTGACAGTTGACTTCCTTGGCATCCCTGCAGTCCTTATGAGTTATTCAGGAACAGTTATTCCTGCCATTGTTGCCATCTATGTTTACTCTCATTTAGAGAAGCTTTTAAAGCGCTTTATTCCGAAAAGCATTCAAATTTTCGCATTATCGATGGTTGCATTATTAATCATGGTTCCGTTAACAGTTATGGTCATCGGTCCAATTGGTGTTGGTTTAGGGAATGGACTTGGCGATTTAATGAACTTTATTAGCAGTAAGAGTGGTTTATTAGCAGGATTAGTGATTGGTGCAGGCTGGACATTCTTAGTTATGCTCGGGATCCATTGGGGCATTGTGCCAATTATGATCAATAACCTCTCCACATATGGCTTTGATACACTTCGTCCAATGATTGCAGCCGCTACGTTTGCAAGTGCAGGTGTTGCCCTTGGCGTATTCTTACGAAGCAGAAATAAAGGAACGAAAACATTAGCATTGTCTTCAATTCTGCCAGCATTACTCGGTGGCATCACAGAGCCAATCGTATACGGCTTATCAGTTCGATTTAAGCGACCGCTTATAGCTCAAGCGATTGCCGGCGGAATTATGGGTGCCTTTATGGGTGCGATGCAAACAAAAGCAATTGTTTATGTTTTCCCAGCATTAACAACATTACCTGCCTTTCTTGGAGATACATTTATCTATTATGTTATCGGTATATCAGGCGCCTTTATCTTAAGTGCTGCACTAACCTACTTTATTGGGATTAATGAAGATGAGGTAGAGGTTAAACCGACTGCAGATGGAGATCCTTCAAAAATTCAGTTGCCTGTTATTGGTCATGCTATTTCACTTGATGAAGTGAAAGATGAGGTTTTCTCCTCTCGTGCTATGGGAGATGGGATTGCGATTGTACCAGAGAAAGGCATTCTTTATGCACCAGTTTCAGGTACAGTTGAGGTCGCTTTCCCAACAGGTCATGCATTTGGGATTACTTCCTCTTCTGGTGTAGAAATCCTGCTTCATGTTGGTATTAATACAGTCGAGTTAAACGGAAAAGGATTTCAGCCTAAGGTAAAAGTCGGCGATAAAGTCGAAAAAGGTCAAGTGCTGGCTGAGTTTGATTTAGAAGTAATAAAAGAAGCAGGATTTGATCCGACAACGATGATGATTTTTACGAATGTGCCAGAAGCAGCGCAAGCAGACATTATCAAAAACCATGCTAAGGACTTTGTGCCTTTAATGAAGTGGAATAACAGTGGAGGTGCAACAATATGA